In Primulina eburnea isolate SZY01 chromosome 5, ASM2296580v1, whole genome shotgun sequence, a single window of DNA contains:
- the LOC140833042 gene encoding auxin-induced protein PCNT115-like, with the protein MTAKSEITVPRIKLGTHGLEVSAQGLGCMGMSAFYGPPKPDPDMINLIHHAINSGITFLDTSDMYGPHTNEILLGKALKEGMRDKVELATKFGVCFADGKREIRGDPDYVREACEASLKRLDIKCIDLYYQHRIDTRVPIEVTIGELKKLVEEGKIRYIGLSEASASTIRRAHAVHPITAVQLEWSLWTRDVEEEIVPTCRELGIGIVAYSPLGRGFFSSGAKVVESFTEGDFRKFLPRFQPENLEHNKTLFDRVNDMATRKGCTPPQLALAWVHHQGNDVCPIPGTTKIENFNENIGALAVKLTPEEIAELESIATADAVMGDRYMSGFSTWRNSDTPPLST; encoded by the exons ATGACGGCAAAATCTGAGATTACCGTCCCAAGAATCAAGTTGGGCACTCATGGCCTGGAAGTTTCGGCTCAGGGACTGGGGTGCATGGGGATGTCGGCCTTCTACGGGCCGCCGAAGCCCGATCCCGACATGATTAATCTCATCCACCACGCCATTAACTCTGGAATCACCTTCCTCGACACCTCTGATATGTACGGGCCTCACACAAACGAAATTCTCCTCGGCAAg GCTTTGAAGGAAGGGATGAGGGACAAAGTGGAGTTGGCCACAAAATTCGGAGTTTGCTTTGCCGATGGTAAAAGGGAAATACGTGGCGACCCAGACTACGTGCGTGAAGCCTGTGAGGCGAGCTTGAAACGCCTTGATATCAAATGCATTGATCTTTATTACCAACATCGAATTGACACGCGTGTGCCAATTGAGGTCACG ATCGGAGAGCTGAAGAAATTAGTAGAAGAAGGTAAAATAAGATATATCGGTTTATCAGAGGCATCGGCTTCCACGATCAGAAGAGCACACGCAGTTCATCCAATAACTGCCGTGCAGTTGGAGTGGTCTTTGTGGACAAGAGACGTTGAAGAAGAAATCGTCCCCACTTGCCG GGAACTTGGGATTGGGATAGTAGCATACAGTCCTCTGGGACGAGGGTTCTTCTCTTCTGGTGCAAAGGTGGTTGAATCTTTCACTGAAGGGGACTTCCGAAAG TTCTTACCAAGGTTTCAACCAGAGAATCTTGAGCATAACAAGACTTTGTTCGATCGAGTGAATGATATGGCAACTCGGAAGGGATGCACTCCCCCCCAGCTCGCCTTGGCTTGGGTTCATCATCAGGGAAATGACGTGTGTCCCATACCAGGTACAACAAAGATTGAGAATTTTAATGAAAACATTGGAGCATTAGCCGTTAAACTTACTCCAGAAGAGATAGCGGAGCTTGAAAGCATTGCTACAGCTGATGCGGTTATGGGTGACCGTTACATGTCTGGTTTTAGTACATGGCGTAATTCAGACACTCCACCATTATCTACGTGA